In a genomic window of Myotis daubentonii chromosome 18, mMyoDau2.1, whole genome shotgun sequence:
- the RNF2 gene encoding E3 ubiquitin-protein ligase RING2, with amino-acid sequence MSQAVQTNGTQPLSKTWELSLYELQRTPQEAITDGLEIVVSPRSLHSELMCPICLDMLKNTMTTKECLHRFCADCIITALRSGNKECPTCRKKLVSKRSLRPDPNFDALISKIYPSRDEYEAHQERVLARINKHNNQQALSHSIEEGLKIQAMNRLQRGKKQQIENGSGAEDNGDSSHCSNASTHSNQEAGPSNKRTKTSDDSGLELDNNNATVAIDPVMDGASEIELVFRPHPTLMEKDDSAQTRYIKTSGNATVDHLSKYLAVRLALEELRSKGESNQMNLDTASEKQYTIYIATASGQFTVLNGSFSLELVSEKYWKVNKPMELYYAPTKEHK; translated from the exons ATGTCTCAGGCTGTGCAGACAAATGGAACTCAACCATTAAGCAAAACATGGGAACTCAGTTTATATGAATTACAACGAACACCTCAG GAGGCAATAACGGATGGCTTGGAAATTGTGGTTTCACCTCGAAGTCTACACAGTGAATTAATGTGCCCAATTTGTTTGGACATGTTGAAGAACACCATGACTACAAAGGAGTGTTTGCACCGTTTTTGTGCAGACTGCATTATCACAGCCCTCAGAAGTGG caATAAAGAATGTCCTACATGTCGGAAAAAGCTAGTTTCCAAACGATCACTAAGGCCAGACCCGAACTTTGATGCACTCATCAGCAAAATTTATCCAAGTCGTGATGAGTACGAAGCTCATCAAGAGAGAGTATTAGCCAGAATTAATAAGCACAATAATCAGCAAGCACTCAGTCACAGCATTGAGGAAGGACTGAAGATACAGGCCATGAACAG ACTACAGCGAGGCAAGAAACAACAGATTGAAAATGGCAGTGGAGCAGAAGACAATGGTGACAGTTCTCACTGCAGTAATGCATCCACACACAGCAATCAGGAAGCAGGGCCCAGTAACAAACGGACCAAAACATCAGATGATTCTGGGCTTGAGCTTGATAACAATAATGCAACAGTGGCAATTGATCCAGTAATGGATGGTGCTAGTGAAATTGAGTTAGTGTTCAGGCCTCATCCCACACTGATGGAAAAAGATGACAGTGCACAGACAAG ATACATAAAGACTTCTGGTAATGCCACTGTTGATCACTTATCCAAGTATCTGGCTGTGAGGTTAGCTTTAGAAGAACTTCGAAGCAAAGGAGAATCAAACCAGATGAACCTTGATACAGCCAGTGAGAAGCAGTATACCATTTATATAGCAACAGCCAGTGGGCAGTTCACT GTATTAAATGGCTCTTTTTCTTTGGAATTGGTCAGTGAGAAATACTGGAAAGTGAACAAACCCATGGAACTTTATTATGCACCCACAAAGGAGCACAAATGA